One stretch of Glandiceps talaboti chromosome 7, keGlaTala1.1, whole genome shotgun sequence DNA includes these proteins:
- the LOC144438168 gene encoding uncharacterized protein LOC144438168, whose translation MAEDLKCTIIDRYCELFDVYKSGDADAMVKYYTTDCKSIMDHGVKCGHEGIKDTCKKCAPSEATFNFKKEECEVIISDDGSLAYLTVKLEICKADGTKSGSGTNLCIFRKIDGVYLVSVDMYA comes from the exons ATGGCTGAAGATTTGAAATGCACCATTATCGATAGATATTGTGAGCTGTTTGATGTTTACAAAAGTGGAGATGCGGATGCTATGGTGAAATACTACACAACCGATTGTAAAAGCATCATGGACCATGGAGTTAAATGTGGGCATGAAG GAATTAAAGATACCTGCAAGAAATGTGCCCCCTCCGAGGCCACCTTCAATTTCAAGAAGGAAGAGTGTGAAGTTATCATTTCTGATGATGGATCATTGGCGTATCTGACAGTCAAACTGGAAATCTGCAAGGCTGATGGTACCAAAAGTGGATCGGGCACCAACCTTTGCATCTTCAGGAAAATTGATGGTGTCTACCTTGTCTCTGTCGACATGTATGCTTAA